CGAAAAACTACCAGCTCACCCAGCAATTCCGCCCCATCTGCCTCGGCGGCGAAGTCGAGATCGAGCTCCCCGGTCCCGCCCGCAACATCATGGGGGCGCACAAAAAAATCCCCCTCAACCGCATCCATCTCGAGGAGGACGTCGGCAAGCTCAACCACCACGCCACCGACTCCCTCGTCGACTACAACCGCGCCGGCACCCCGCTCATGGAGCTTGTCACCGAGCCCGCGTTGCACTCCGCCGACGAAGCCTTCGCCTTCCTCACCGCCCTCCGCGCCCTCATGCAGCAAGGCGGCGTCTCCGACTGCGACATGGAAAAAGGCCAGATGCGCTGCGACGTCAACGTCTCCATCCGCCCCGCCGGCGCCACCGCGCTCGGCACCAAGGTCGAGATGAAAAACCTCAACTCCATCGCCTACGTCCGCGACGCCATCGCCCACGAAATCCGCCGCCAGACCGCCCTCGTCCAGTCCGGCGGCCAGGTCGCGCAGGAGACCCGCGACTACGACGGCCTCACCGGCGCCTCGCAATCCCTCCGCTCCAAGGAAGACGCGCACGACTACCGCTTCTTCCCCGACCCCGACCTCATGCCCGTCCGCGTGGACGAAACCTGGAAGTCCTCCATCGCCGCCACCCTCCCCGAGCGCCCCTTCGACCGCCAGCGCCGCCTGATGGAAAAATACAAACTGCCATATGGAAAAGCCTCCGTTTTCACATGGAATAACGAACTGGCGGAACACTATGATGAGTGCCTAAAGCAGGCAGGAAATCGAGCTGTTTCTTTTGCGGAAAAAATAGCGGATTATGTAACTAATGCCGCTACCAGCAAAAAAACATGGACAGAATTTTTGCGTGAAATCGAGCGCATAGAAAAAGAAAATCCCAGTGCAAAGAAACTAATCCCTTCTGAATCGGATGATCCAAATAAACCTGATTTAGATTTCTTCCTGAAGGAAGTAGCCACTCCTCCGTATCTTGCAGAGATTGCGAATCTTACATCAAACTATGGCTATTTAATAACGTCATCGAATTTTCCCTCTTTGTCCGCTGAGTATTTTGTGAGCAGCAGTAACGCTGTCGGAAAAGCAAAAATCCCATTTATTAAAAAGTCTGCTGATAAATTGGGCCTGAAACCCCAGCCCGCCGACACTGGCGAACTCGAGCAATGGTGCCGCGACGCCATCGCGGCCAACGCCAAGGCCGCCGCCGAATTCCGCGCGGGCAAGGAAAGCGCCATCAACGGGCTCAAGGGCCCCGTGATGAAAGCCAGCCGAGGCAAGGCCAACCCCCGCGAAGTCGACGCCACCCTCCGCCGCCTCCTAGCACATTCTGAATAATGTCGCGATTGGACTCTGTGACCTGAAACATACCCGAATTTTGCCGGCAATGTAACCCATTAGGTTACATTGCCGTCCCCGCAGTTCCAAGCGCTCCAGCCATTCTTTTCATTCACCTCACTTTCTCATCGCACAAAAGAGAAGTCGATTTTGTCCCAAGTCGCGCCCGGAAAATCCTCACGCCCCGCGCGCGCCTCGTGTAAACTCGGCCCCCTGTGCAACCCGCCCTCATTCCCGCTCCGGAAAAACAATTCCGGCCTGTCTCACCCGCGCCGCTCACAAGCGGCTGGTAAAACTTTTCTGTCCGCACAGCAAAAACGTGACACCGTGCCCTTGCCCATTCATAATGCCCCGTTTCGTTTATCCTCTCCCATGAAAAAACAGAATGCCGACAAACTCCACTCCACCGGCGCCTCCGCGCAACCGCGCGGCATGAGCCTCCTGACCGACGCACTTCGCAACAAGGGCACCGCCTTCAGCGAGGCCGAGCGCGACGCCCTCGGCCTGCGCGGCCTGCTGCCGCCGCGCGTGTTCACCCTCGAGGAGCAAAAACAGCGCGCCCTCGGCAATCTGCGCCGCAAACCCACCAACCTGGAAAAATACATCTACCTGACCACCCTCCAGACCCGCAACGAAACCCTCTTCTACCGCGTCCTCCAGGATCACATCGAGGAAATGATGCCCCTCGTCTACACGCCGACCGTCGGCCAGGCCTGCCTCGAATACGGCTCCATCTTCCGCCGCCCGCGCGGCCTCTTCATCAGCATCCGCGAACGCGGCCGCATCGCCGAAATCCTCCGCCACTGGCCCATCGCCGACGTGCGCATGATCGTCGTCACCGACGGCGAGCGCATCCTCGGGCTCGGCGACCTCGGCGCGCTCGGCATGGGCATCCCCGTCGGCAAACTCTCCCTCTACACCGCCTGCGCCGGCGTGCATCCCGGCTACTGCCTGCCCATCACCCTCGATGTTGGCACCGACAACGACACCCTCCGCAACGACCCCTTCTACATCGGCCTCAATCAAAAACGCGTCCGCGGCCCCGAATACGACGAATTCCTCGACGAATTTGTCGCCGCCGTGAAAACCGTCTTCCCCCGCGCCTTGCTCCAATGGGAGGACTTCGGCAACACCAACGCCTTCCGCCTCCTCGCCTCCAACCGCTCCAAAATCTGCTCCTTCAACGACGACATCCAGGGCACCGCCTCCGTCGCCCTGGCCGGCCTGCTGGGCGCGCACCGCATCACCGGCGGCAGCATCGAGAAACAACGCATCCTCTTCCTCGGCGCGGGCGAGGCCGGCACCGGCATCGCCGACCTCTTTGTCACCGCCGCCATGGACGCCGGCCTCACCGAGGCGCAGGCCCGCGCCTGCTGCTGGTTTGTGGACTCCGAGGGCCTCGTCGTGAAAAACCGCAAGGGCCGCCCCCTCGCCCACCACAAGATTCCCTATGCGCACGACCACGCGCCCATCGCCACGCTCGCCGAGGCGGTCGAGGCGCTCAAGCCCACCGCCCTCATCGGCGTGTCGAGCCAGGCGCGCGCCTTCACCGAACCCATTGTCCGGCGCATGGCGGCACTCAACAAGCATCCGGTCATCTTCGCGCTGTCCAATCCGACCGCGAAAGCCGAGTGCACCGCCGAGGAAGCCTATCAGTGGACCGACGGGCGCGTCGTCTTCGCCAGCGGCAGTCCCTTCGATCCCGTGAAACTCGGCGAACGCACCTTCGTTCCCGGCCAGGGCAACAACGTCTATATCTTCCCCGGCGTCGGCCTCGGCGCGCTCGCCTGCGGCGCGACGGAAGTGACCGACCGCATGTTCCTCACCGCCGCGCGCACGCTCGCCTCCATGGTCGGGGAGGAGGACCTCGCGAAAGGCCGCGTCTATCCCGCCCTCACCCGCATCCGCGCCGTCTCGCTCGCCATCGCGGTCGAGGTCGCCAAGGAGGCCCACAAGGAAGGCTTGGCCACGCTGCCCAAGCCCGCCGATCTCGAAGCCGACATCCGCCAGTCGATGTTCGAGCCGGTCTATCAGGACTGCCTGTAGCCGGACGAAAACGCGAAAATTTCGGCCCCCCGGGAATCCCGGAACGGCGGCGGGGACACCGCCGCTCCCTTGCCCGGGGAGCAACCCAAAGTGAAGTCACCGCCGGAATCTTTCCTCTTTATTCTTTATCTTTCCTCTTTCTCCCTGCCCGTTCCTGACGAAAGAGAAAGATAAAGAGGAAAGAAGAAAGAGGGAGTGGCACAACTTTGAGTTTCACCCCTCGTCCCGTCCGTCCCTGCAAAGGGCTTGCCGTTGACGGTGGCGCGGGCAAGCTCGGCTCACCTCCCTTCCTCGCATGCGCATCCTTGTTGTAGAAGACTCGCCCCGGCTTCAGACCACGCTCGGCATTGCGTTGCGCAAGTCCGGCTATGTCGTGGATGTCGCGGGCGACGGCGAGACCGGGCTCTGGATGGCGCAGACGAACGACTACGACGCGATCGTGCTCGATCTCATGCTGCCCAAGCTCGACGGGATGAAATTGCTCGCGGAATTGCGGCACCAGGGCAACGCCGTGCACGTGCTGCTGCTCACGGCGCGCGACGCGGTCGAGGACCGGGTGCGCGGCTTGCAGGGCGGCGCGGACGACTACCTGATAAAACCGTTCGCCATGGAGGAACTGCTCGCGCGCGTGCAGGCGCTCTGCCGGCGCGGTTACGGCTCGAAGGCGGACATCATCATGCTGGGCGCGCTGGAAATCAACGCGCAGGCGCGCACGGTGCGGGTGGCGGGACGGCCCGTGGAGATCACGGCGCGCGAGTATTTGATTCTTGAATACCTGGCGCGGCGGCGCGGGCAGGTCGCCTCGCGCGGGGAGATCGAGGCGCACATCTACGAGGGCCATGCCGACCTGATGAGCAACGTGGTGGATTCCGCGGTGTGCATGCTGCGCAAGAAACTCGGCGGGGGCGCGCCGCTGATCCGCACGCGCCGCGGATTCGGCTACGTGCTGGAAGAGGAGCCCGAGGACGCGGCGGCGCAGACATGAGCGTTTCCATCCGGCGTCAACTCGCGCGGCGGCTGCTGGCGGTGGTGCTGGTGCTGCTGGGCGCGGGATTGTCCGCAATTTACCTGGCCTCGCGCCGCACGGCGCTGGCGGAATTCGACGCGACGCTCGATGCGAAGGCGCAGGCGGTGAGCTCCGTCACGGTGCAGGAGGAGGACGGCGATGTGCGCGTGGATTTGAGCGACCGTTTTTTCCAGGGTTTCGAGGACCATGTGATGACGGATTTTTTTGAGTTGCGGGATGCATCGGGCAAAATCCTCGCCCGCTCGGAATCGTTGTATCATCCCGACGGGCTGCTCGCCCCGGTCGGATGCGGCGGCGTGACGCCGATGCGCTGGGATCTGACGCTGCCGACCGGCCATGCCGGGCGGGCCGTGCGATTCGATTTTCTTCCCCCCATCGAGGGGACGGAGCTGCCGGAGCGACTGGGCGAACCGGTGCGGCTCGTGGTGGCGTCGGACCGCGCGCATCTGGACGAGGGACTGTGGCGGTTTCTCGCATGGCTGCTGGCCGGCGGGGGATTGCTGGCGGGGCTGATGCTGTGGCTGGTGCCGGGCGTGCTGCGGCACGGCTTGCGCCCGCTCGAAAGGCTGGGCGAGCAGGCAGGGAGGATCGACGCCTCCGCGCTCGGCGAGGGCGCGCGCTTCCCGGTGGACGGGCTGCCGGTGGAATTGCAGTCGATCGCGCGGCGGCTGAACGACCTGCTGGGGCGCCTCGGCGAGTCGCTGGCCCGGGAGCGGCGTTTCAGCGCAAATCTCGCGCATGAGTTGCGCACGCCGCTGGCGGAATTGCGCAGCCTGGCGGAGTGCGCGATCAAGTGGCCCGATGCGCGCGACGGCGCGATGGACCACGAGGTGCTGGCCATCGCGCGGCACATGGAAACGCTGGCGACGCACCTGCTGGCGCTCGCGCGCGGCGAGCAGGGGCGTTTCGAGCCGGCGTTGGAGGAGGTGGACTTGGCGGCGGAGGCCGGGTCGGTGTGGGCTTCGTTTGCCGGGAGGGCGCGGGAACGCGGGCTGGAGGTGTCGCTGGTGCTGCCGTCCGCGCGGGTGACGGCGGACCGTCAATTGTTGCGGTTGATATTGGTCAATCTTTTCGAGAACGCCGTCGAATATGCTTCCGACGCGGGACGGATAGAGGTGCGGGTGGATGCCGCCGACCCCGGCGGCAGCGCGGCGTGTTTGCGCGTGGGCAACAGCACGAGCAATCTCACCGGGACCGAAGTGGCGCATTTCTTTGACCGGCTTTGGCGCAAGGAGGAGGCGCGCAGCAAGCAGCAGCACCTTGGGCTCGGGCTCTCGCTCGCGCGCGCGCAGGCGGGCGCGATGCGCTGGACCCTGACCGTGGCGCTCGACGAGGCCACGGGTTGGTTGGAATTCAGGCTCGGCCCCGAAGCCGCGGAATGACGAGGAAACGCGTTCAGAATCCCAGCGGACTCGCCGATCGGCGGCGCTGGTAGCGTTTGGCGTCGAATTCGGGCTGGTCGATGCGCGTGATTTTCCACGACCACGGAAAACTGCTGTCGCGCCGCCACTGGATGACAAACGGCTCGGTGAGCCGGTTGACTTGGTTTTGCGCGTCGGCGCCGAGGCCGGAACCGGTCGAGACCATCGTGAATTTGGCGCTGATCGTGGCCATGTCTCCCTCGCGGGCGACCAGCACCTCGTGAGGCGTGAGCCCGATGCTCTCGAACGGGTAAAAGATGCGCCAGAGGTCCTTGCCCAGCGAATCCTTGTCGTAACCCCAGCAATCCGTGTAATCCGGCGCGAGCAAGCGGTTTACGCCGAACGCGCTGCGCGACTCGATCGACTCCACCAATCCCGTCCAGCCGCGGTCGAGCTGGCGGTCGGCGTCATAGTAGCGGTTCATTCCGACCGCAATCATCAGGATCGCCGCGACCGAGGCGATCAGGACTATCTTCCGACGTTGGTTCATGTTGCGGAAAATGACATGGAAATCCGCCCGCGTCAGGGAAAAAGGATGAAAAGAGAAGCGCGCCGGCTCGAATTAATGAAACGAAGCAAAAAAGACGCGATGACAAACGATTGTCTCAATGACCCGGAAAAGCGACTCGCAGGCCGGCAAAATGCGCCTGATTTGGCGTTTTTGCATCCGGATTGCTCATAAATTGCTCTCACGGGTCAAGAAATGAACACTTTTAACCAATAAACAGCACTGCTTCCTCATTGCCGAAGACGGGGTGCGCTTGTTAGCTGGAGGGCTTTACATCCATTTCACCTACATGCCTTCCGCTCATCCTTATGCTTTCCTTGCGCTGTTTGCGGTCATCGCTGCGGCGTTTCCCTTTGCCCTGCTGTTGGTTGCGCGGATTTGGTTCAGACTCTTCCAGCCGCCGAAGCCCAACCCGGTCAAGAACAACGTGTATGAATGCGGACTCGAATCGACCGACATCCAGCGCGTGCAGTTCAAGGCGCATTATTATCTCTATGCCATTCTGTTCCTGATTTTTGACGTGGAGGTTCTGTTTCTCCTGCCCTTCGCGGTCGTGTTTACCGGCCTGCCGGCCGGCGCGCTGCTGGCGATGCTGGTGTTCATTTTGTTGCTGGCCGAGGGGCTCGTCTGGGCGTGGCAACGCGGGCACCTCGAATGGAAATAACAATCTGGCATCCTTCATCTTATGAGCACCTCTTCCGCCCCGTCCCCCGCATCCATCGAATCCGTCCCGCCTGCTCCGGTGCCGTTGCCGGGGGGGATCTCGCATGAGGAACGCGAGTCGTTTCGCCAGCAGGGCATCCTGCTGACCAGCTTCAACGAAATCTACAACTGGGGCCGCGCGAACTCCATCTGGCCGCTCCAGTTCGGCCTCGCCTGCTGCGCCATCGAGATGATCGCGGTGGCGGCGGCGCGTTTCGACATCGCGCGTTTCGGCGCCGAGATTTTCCGCGCCTCGCCGCGCCAGGCCGACCTCATGATCGTGTCGGGCACCGTCACCAAAAAAATGGCCCCGCAGGTCGTGCGCATCTGGAACCAGATGGGCGAGCCGAAATACTGCATCGCGATGGGCGCATGCTCGATTTCCGGCGGCCCCTTCAAGCAGGGCTACAACGTGCTGAAAGGCGTTGACCGTTACATCCCCGTGGATGTTTACATCCCCGGCTGCCCGCCGCGCCCCGAGGCGCTCCTCAACGGGCTGATGGAGGTGCAGAAAAAGATCAAGGCCGAGCGCCTCACCGGCCCCGACGCCCCGCGCCACCTGCGCAAGGATCTCCCCTGCGAATGGCCCGTGCCCGCCTACGGCGAGCACGACCTCGTCCCGCCTAAAAACGATTCGGTCTGGCGTCCGGCCCCTTCTTTGGTGCGCGCCGACAAACCCTGACTTTTCCCCACTTTCCCAATTGATATGAACCACTCCGGACATTCGGCACTTTCCCGCGTCGCCTCCGCCGCATTGCTGGCCGGCGCGATGCTGTTCTCCGCATCGCTGGCGGCTCCGGTTCAGGCTGCCGTCCCCTCGCAAAAACAAGCGCAGGTCCCGGGTTATTACCGGATGATGCTCGGCCAGTTTGAAGTCACCGCCCTGTATGACGGCTATTTGATGATAGAAAATCCGGTCCTCATCAAAACCGATGCCGCGGACATCCAAAGCCTGTTTGCCCGGATGTTCATCTCCTCCGAAAACGGAGTGCAAACCGCCGTGAATGCATTCCTGGTCCACACGGGTTCCCATCTCGTCCTGGTGGACGTGGGCACGGCCGGAAAATTCGGTCCCACGCTCGGGCACATCGCCAACAACCTGCGGGCGGCCGGCTACGATCCGGCCCAAGTCGACACCGTGCTGCTCACCCACCTGCATCCCGACCACGCGTGCGGCCTGTTGACGGATGACGGCAAGGCGGTTTTCCCCAATGCCACCGTCCATGTTTCCAAAACCGAGGCCGACTACTGGCTGGACGAGGCCATCGCGGCCAAAGCCCCCAAAGAGCTTCAGGGGATGTTCCAAATGTCCCGCGAAGCCGTGGCCCCCTACCGCGCGGCCAACAAGCTGAAAACCTACCAGATCGGCGATACGCTGGTGCCCGGCATCGAGGCCGTCCTCACTCCCGGCCATACCCCCGGCCACGTCAGCTACTTGTTGAATTCCCTCGATGAAAGCATGCTGGTCTGGGGAGACATCATTCACAGCCACGCCGTGCAATTTGCCCATCCGGAGGTCGCGGTCACCTTTGATTCCGACGCCGGGCAGGCCGTCGCCACCCGCCAGAAAATCCTGGCCCAGGCCGCGGCCGACAGGCTCTGGATCGCCGGCGCGCATCTGCCTTTTCCCGGCATCGGCCATGTCGCCACCGAGGGCAAGGCGTATGCCTGGGTGCCCATCGAGTATGCCCCGGTTGAACCCGCGCGCTAATCCATTCACACCGCCACTTACCGACCTCTCTCGTGGAAACCCTTGAACAACTTCGCGACCGGCTCATCGCGGCCTTTCCGGCCCCGGATGCCGTCACCCTTGTCACCAATCCCGGCCCCGCCGCGCAGCACTCCCTGCTTCTCGCCCACGCGCATGCCCGCGAGATCGCCCGCTTCCTGCGCGACGACCCCGCGCTCCGCCTCGATTTCTGCTCCAATGTCAGCGGCGTCGACTGGCCCGACAAGGAAATCACCGAGACCGTGAAAATCACCACGCCCGACCCCGCCGGCGGCCCGGACAAAGTCACCGAGCAAAAAACCAAGCGCCTCCAGCCCGGTTATCTCGAAGTCGTTTACCACCTCTACTCCATGGCGCTCAAAACCACCGCGCCCGTCGTCCTCCGCCTCCGCACCGCCAACCGCGCCGACGACGTGACCGTGCCCTCGCTCACCCCGGTCTGGCGCTCTTGCGAGTTTCAGGAACGCGAGGTCTTCGATCTCTTCGGCGTCCGCTTCGAAGGCCACCCCGATCTCCGCCGCATCCTCATGTGGGACGAATTCAAGGACCACCCCATGCGCAAAGACTACGTTTCCCCCGACGACTACGAATGGGAGCCCACCCCGCACGACGAAGTGCTGGCGCGCGCGAAAACGCACTATCCCGCGCCGCCGGCGCTGACGCCGTCACCCGCCGTCACCACGAAACAGGAGGCCGCCAAATGAGCGCTTCCGCTGCCACGCCCGACACCTTCACGCCCGGCGCCACCTCGGTCCGCGCCGTTCACGACGACTTCCACGGCGACCTTCTCGAGGTCTCGATGGGGCCGCACCACCCCTCGACCCACGGCGTCTTCCGCATGAACGTCGTCCTCGACGGCGAGATCATCGTCAAGCTCCAGCCCGTTTTCGGCTACCTGCATCGCAACCACGAAAAACTGGCCGAAGCCATTTCCTACCTCGCCAGCATCCCCTACACCGACCGCCTCGACTACCTCGCCTCCCTCACCAACAACTGGGCCTATGTCATCGCGGTCGAGAAACTGGCCGGTTTCACCGTCCCCGAGCGCGGCGAATACATCCGCGTCATCGTCGGCGAACTCGCCCGCCTCATCAACCACTGCTGCCTCGTCGGCTTCCTGCTCAACGACCTCGGCACCTCCTTCACTCCCCTGCTCTACTCCCTGCGCGAACGCGAACGCATGCTCGACCTCGTCGAGGAGCTCACCGGCTCCCGCATGATGTGCAACTACATGCGTTTCGGCGGCGTCCGCGTCGATCCCTCGCCCGACTGGCTCGCCCGCCTGAAAGACTACCTCGAGGGCGACTTCCCAAAATTCCTCGACGAGCAGGACGCCCTCCTCACCGGCAACGAAATCCTCCTCGCCCGCACCCAGGGCACCGGCATCCTCAAACCCGATCTCGCCATCAACGCCGGCATCACCGGCCCCATGCTGCGCGCCTCCGGCGTGGATTACGACATCCGCAAAGTCGAGCGCTACTCCATCTACGACCGCTTCGACTTCCGCGTCCCCCTTGGCGACCACGGCGACACCTACGACCGCTACATGATGCGCATGCTCGAAATGCACGAGTCGCTCAAAATCCTCCGCCAGGCCCTCCGCGACATCCCTGGCGGCCCCGCCACCGATCCCAAGGCCAAATCCCGCGGACTCCGCCCGAAACCCGGCGAAGCCTACGGACGCATCGAGGCCCCCAAGGGCGAACTCGGCTTCTACCTCATCAGCGACGGCGGCCCGCAGCCCTACCGCTACCGCATCCGTCCGCCCTCCTTCATCAACCTCACCATCCTCGAAGACATGTGCGTCGGCCAGACCGTCGCCGACGCCGTCATCACCCTCGGCAGCGTG
This genomic stretch from Termitidicoccus mucosus harbors:
- a CDS encoding NADH-quinone oxidoreductase subunit B, with protein sequence MSTSSAPSPASIESVPPAPVPLPGGISHEERESFRQQGILLTSFNEIYNWGRANSIWPLQFGLACCAIEMIAVAAARFDIARFGAEIFRASPRQADLMIVSGTVTKKMAPQVVRIWNQMGEPKYCIAMGACSISGGPFKQGYNVLKGVDRYIPVDVYIPGCPPRPEALLNGLMEVQKKIKAERLTGPDAPRHLRKDLPCEWPVPAYGEHDLVPPKNDSVWRPAPSLVRADKP
- a CDS encoding ATP-binding protein; the protein is MSVSIRRQLARRLLAVVLVLLGAGLSAIYLASRRTALAEFDATLDAKAQAVSSVTVQEEDGDVRVDLSDRFFQGFEDHVMTDFFELRDASGKILARSESLYHPDGLLAPVGCGGVTPMRWDLTLPTGHAGRAVRFDFLPPIEGTELPERLGEPVRLVVASDRAHLDEGLWRFLAWLLAGGGLLAGLMLWLVPGVLRHGLRPLERLGEQAGRIDASALGEGARFPVDGLPVELQSIARRLNDLLGRLGESLARERRFSANLAHELRTPLAELRSLAECAIKWPDARDGAMDHEVLAIARHMETLATHLLALARGEQGRFEPALEEVDLAAEAGSVWASFAGRARERGLEVSLVLPSARVTADRQLLRLILVNLFENAVEYASDAGRIEVRVDAADPGGSAACLRVGNSTSNLTGTEVAHFFDRLWRKEEARSKQQHLGLGLSLARAQAGAMRWTLTVALDEATGWLEFRLGPEAAE
- a CDS encoding MBL fold metallo-hydrolase produces the protein MNHSGHSALSRVASAALLAGAMLFSASLAAPVQAAVPSQKQAQVPGYYRMMLGQFEVTALYDGYLMIENPVLIKTDAADIQSLFARMFISSENGVQTAVNAFLVHTGSHLVLVDVGTAGKFGPTLGHIANNLRAAGYDPAQVDTVLLTHLHPDHACGLLTDDGKAVFPNATVHVSKTEADYWLDEAIAAKAPKELQGMFQMSREAVAPYRAANKLKTYQIGDTLVPGIEAVLTPGHTPGHVSYLLNSLDESMLVWGDIIHSHAVQFAHPEVAVTFDSDAGQAVATRQKILAQAAADRLWIAGAHLPFPGIGHVATEGKAYAWVPIEYAPVEPAR
- a CDS encoding NADH-quinone oxidoreductase subunit A — protein: MPSAHPYAFLALFAVIAAAFPFALLLVARIWFRLFQPPKPNPVKNNVYECGLESTDIQRVQFKAHYYLYAILFLIFDVEVLFLLPFAVVFTGLPAGALLAMLVFILLLAEGLVWAWQRGHLEWK
- a CDS encoding NAD-dependent malic enzyme, which produces MKKQNADKLHSTGASAQPRGMSLLTDALRNKGTAFSEAERDALGLRGLLPPRVFTLEEQKQRALGNLRRKPTNLEKYIYLTTLQTRNETLFYRVLQDHIEEMMPLVYTPTVGQACLEYGSIFRRPRGLFISIRERGRIAEILRHWPIADVRMIVVTDGERILGLGDLGALGMGIPVGKLSLYTACAGVHPGYCLPITLDVGTDNDTLRNDPFYIGLNQKRVRGPEYDEFLDEFVAAVKTVFPRALLQWEDFGNTNAFRLLASNRSKICSFNDDIQGTASVALAGLLGAHRITGGSIEKQRILFLGAGEAGTGIADLFVTAAMDAGLTEAQARACCWFVDSEGLVVKNRKGRPLAHHKIPYAHDHAPIATLAEAVEALKPTALIGVSSQARAFTEPIVRRMAALNKHPVIFALSNPTAKAECTAEEAYQWTDGRVVFASGSPFDPVKLGERTFVPGQGNNVYIFPGVGLGALACGATEVTDRMFLTAARTLASMVGEEDLAKGRVYPALTRIRAVSLAIAVEVAKEAHKEGLATLPKPADLEADIRQSMFEPVYQDCL
- a CDS encoding response regulator transcription factor encodes the protein MRILVVEDSPRLQTTLGIALRKSGYVVDVAGDGETGLWMAQTNDYDAIVLDLMLPKLDGMKLLAELRHQGNAVHVLLLTARDAVEDRVRGLQGGADDYLIKPFAMEELLARVQALCRRGYGSKADIIMLGALEINAQARTVRVAGRPVEITAREYLILEYLARRRGQVASRGEIEAHIYEGHADLMSNVVDSAVCMLRKKLGGGAPLIRTRRGFGYVLEEEPEDAAAQT
- a CDS encoding NADH-quinone oxidoreductase subunit D produces the protein MGPHHPSTHGVFRMNVVLDGEIIVKLQPVFGYLHRNHEKLAEAISYLASIPYTDRLDYLASLTNNWAYVIAVEKLAGFTVPERGEYIRVIVGELARLINHCCLVGFLLNDLGTSFTPLLYSLRERERMLDLVEELTGSRMMCNYMRFGGVRVDPSPDWLARLKDYLEGDFPKFLDEQDALLTGNEILLARTQGTGILKPDLAINAGITGPMLRASGVDYDIRKVERYSIYDRFDFRVPLGDHGDTYDRYMMRMLEMHESLKILRQALRDIPGGPATDPKAKSRGLRPKPGEAYGRIEAPKGELGFYLISDGGPQPYRYRIRPPSFINLTILEDMCVGQTVADAVITLGSVDIVLGEVDR
- the gatB gene encoding Asp-tRNA(Asn)/Glu-tRNA(Gln) amidotransferase subunit GatB, coding for MNYEAVIGLEVHIQLKTRTKMFTRAPAGYGHEPNTLTDPVVLALPGALPVLNKTAIDQVIRAGLLVHCRIADECRWDRKNYFYPDSPKNYQLTQQFRPICLGGEVEIELPGPARNIMGAHKKIPLNRIHLEEDVGKLNHHATDSLVDYNRAGTPLMELVTEPALHSADEAFAFLTALRALMQQGGVSDCDMEKGQMRCDVNVSIRPAGATALGTKVEMKNLNSIAYVRDAIAHEIRRQTALVQSGGQVAQETRDYDGLTGASQSLRSKEDAHDYRFFPDPDLMPVRVDETWKSSIAATLPERPFDRQRRLMEKYKLPYGKASVFTWNNELAEHYDECLKQAGNRAVSFAEKIADYVTNAATSKKTWTEFLREIERIEKENPSAKKLIPSESDDPNKPDLDFFLKEVATPPYLAEIANLTSNYGYLITSSNFPSLSAEYFVSSSNAVGKAKIPFIKKSADKLGLKPQPADTGELEQWCRDAIAANAKAAAEFRAGKESAINGLKGPVMKASRGKANPREVDATLRRLLAHSE
- a CDS encoding NADH-quinone oxidoreductase subunit C; translation: METLEQLRDRLIAAFPAPDAVTLVTNPGPAAQHSLLLAHAHAREIARFLRDDPALRLDFCSNVSGVDWPDKEITETVKITTPDPAGGPDKVTEQKTKRLQPGYLEVVYHLYSMALKTTAPVVLRLRTANRADDVTVPSLTPVWRSCEFQEREVFDLFGVRFEGHPDLRRILMWDEFKDHPMRKDYVSPDDYEWEPTPHDEVLARAKTHYPAPPALTPSPAVTTKQEAAK